In Fibrobacter sp. UWB15, the following proteins share a genomic window:
- a CDS encoding ABC transporter substrate-binding protein — MATTLGALFLVACNEESKATPEKVESEYNRSETLYIGGFDWAPPSTFNPLDYDPNFPIDGNCRITYEALLAYNQLSGELEPMLADSYTSSEDKITVHLDPKAKWSNGKPVTVSDVLYTFKIDSILPTPRHGNWEFLSEITDDGDNNISFHFGKNKNPLIILNALAETSILPKTVFEPLVQGAKSGKKYDMSHITAFKNDSMPIVSGPYNIKTYSPEQIVLERNDKYWGNYKHNGKKPSPKYIIHSLYNGNNHFNSAMTKGNLDISSVFLPRIWDKAKDSIRAWSRNEPYHLPGSITTLLIAHQSAPFNDVALRRAMMHAINFEKIKARAVSNYTPVIQPGFILPFGTESKFFNKEDADKYGYAYDIEKAKSILTAAGYSWDESGKLIDKKKQPVRNFTIECPQGWTDWEDAIKVIVESLHEIGLTAEEKFVDYSVWDKNLRLGTFDLAMKTQTAELSAASPWNRFDQVMGSVSFKEIGEEAFANQGRYKNEEADKLLQKIPALTNEKDLITAYRELNRIFMETIPVIPVMYRPTQYYQFSTKHWTNFPTEEDPYAPPQSLVVAAGVKALWKITPIAVPAK; from the coding sequence TTGGCAACCACCCTCGGTGCCTTGTTCTTAGTCGCATGTAACGAAGAAAGCAAGGCTACTCCCGAAAAGGTGGAATCGGAATACAACCGCAGCGAAACTCTGTATATCGGCGGTTTCGACTGGGCGCCTCCTTCTACGTTTAACCCGCTGGACTACGACCCCAACTTCCCCATTGATGGCAACTGCAGAATCACCTATGAAGCTTTGCTTGCCTATAACCAATTGAGTGGCGAATTGGAACCCATGCTGGCCGACAGTTACACCAGCAGCGAAGACAAAATTACCGTTCATCTTGACCCCAAGGCCAAATGGAGTAACGGCAAGCCCGTTACCGTTAGCGATGTCTTATACACCTTCAAGATAGACTCCATACTTCCCACTCCGCGTCATGGCAACTGGGAATTCTTGAGCGAAATCACCGATGACGGCGACAACAACATTTCCTTCCACTTTGGCAAGAACAAGAATCCCTTAATCATCCTGAACGCTCTTGCGGAAACGTCCATTTTGCCCAAAACAGTCTTTGAGCCCCTTGTCCAGGGGGCGAAGTCCGGCAAGAAATACGACATGAGCCACATTACCGCCTTCAAGAACGATTCCATGCCGATCGTTTCAGGTCCGTACAACATCAAGACCTATTCCCCCGAACAGATTGTATTGGAACGTAACGACAAATACTGGGGCAACTACAAGCATAACGGCAAGAAGCCCTCTCCCAAGTACATCATTCATTCCCTCTACAACGGAAATAACCATTTCAACAGCGCCATGACCAAGGGCAACTTGGACATTTCGTCGGTGTTCCTGCCCCGCATTTGGGACAAAGCCAAGGACAGCATCCGCGCCTGGAGCCGCAACGAACCGTACCACCTCCCTGGGTCCATCACGACTCTTCTCATCGCACATCAGAGCGCTCCCTTCAATGACGTGGCTCTCCGCCGTGCCATGATGCATGCCATCAATTTCGAGAAGATCAAGGCTCGCGCCGTTTCGAACTACACCCCCGTCATTCAACCGGGATTCATCCTGCCCTTCGGCACCGAATCCAAGTTCTTCAACAAGGAAGATGCTGACAAGTACGGCTACGCCTACGACATCGAAAAAGCCAAGTCTATCTTGACCGCCGCAGGTTACTCCTGGGACGAAAGCGGCAAGCTGATCGACAAGAAGAAGCAGCCCGTCCGCAACTTCACCATCGAATGTCCGCAGGGGTGGACCGACTGGGAAGATGCCATCAAGGTTATTGTGGAATCGCTACACGAAATCGGTCTTACCGCCGAAGAAAAGTTTGTAGACTATAGCGTATGGGACAAGAACCTGAGACTGGGCACCTTCGACCTTGCCATGAAAACTCAGACGGCAGAACTTTCTGCAGCCTCCCCCTGGAACCGCTTCGACCAAGTCATGGGTTCCGTTTCCTTCAAGGAAATCGGTGAAGAAGCCTTTGCCAACCAAGGTCGCTACAAGAACGAAGAAGCCGACAAACTGCTCCAGAAGATTCCCGCCCTCACCAACGAGAAGGACCTGATTACGGCCTACCGTGAACTGAACCGCATCTTCATGGAAACGATTCCGGTGATTCCGGTGATGTACCGCCCGACGCAGTACTACCAGTTCTCGACCAAGCATTGGACGAACTTCCCCACTGAAGAAGATCCCTATGCTCCGCCCCAGAGTCTCGTGGTCGCAGCCGGTGTAAAAGCCCTTTGGAAGATTACGCCCATCGCTGTACCTGCGAAATAA